From the genome of Azospirillum baldaniorum:
CCTGCCGCGGCAGCCGGTCCACAGCATCCTGACCGGACGCCACGCCTCACGGCTGCGCGGGCGCGGGCTGAACTTCGAGGAACTGCGCCGCTACGTCGAAGGCGACGACATCCGGACCATCGACTGGCCCGCCACCGCCCGGCTTGGCAGCCCCTACGTGCGCGTCTACACGGAGGAACGGGACCGGACCGTGCTGCTGCTGGTGGACCAGCGCCTGTCCATGTTCTTCGGCAGCCGGCGGGCCATGAAGTCGGTCGTCGCCGCGGAGGTCGCGGCGCTGTCGGCCTGGCGCGTCACGTCGCTCGGCGACCGCGTCGGAGCCATCGTCTTTTCCGAGGGCGAGGTGGCCGAGATCAGGCCACAGGCACGGAGCGGGGCGGTCCCCGGCCTCCTGGAAGCCGTGGTCCGTCAGAACCGGGCGTTGCGCGCCGACGGAGAAACTTTGGCCGATCCGGGCCTGTTCAACGATGCCCTGCGACGGGCCACCCGCCTGATCCCGCACGACGGCCTGCTGTGCCTCATCACCGACGCCTTCGGCGCTGACGATGAGACCGTCCGGCTCGTCACGCGGATCGCCGCGCACAACGACGT
Proteins encoded in this window:
- a CDS encoding DUF58 domain-containing protein, whose amino-acid sequence is MAMDEPKRWQRKAPSNGAARAYVTLDALQRLRHRARGFSFLPRQPVHSILTGRHASRLRGRGLNFEELRRYVEGDDIRTIDWPATARLGSPYVRVYTEERDRTVLLLVDQRLSMFFGSRRAMKSVVAAEVAALSAWRVTSLGDRVGAIVFSEGEVAEIRPQARSGAVPGLLEAVVRQNRALRADGETLADPGLFNDALRRATRLIPHDGLLCLITDAFGADDETVRLVTRIAAHNDVLTVFIHDPMEAALPDMGRVVVAEGPHQIEVDTAARGLLDRFAAGFAERRARIAGFARDHAIPVLPIATDHDVVDQLRDLLGHRVASSAAERRGVRG